In Spirochaeta lutea, the sequence ATGACGATGGTCAAATTCTCATCTATGCCGGTCAAGAAGATCAGGCCCTGATCCTGCTAGATATAGACTCCGGAGAAGAGCAAAGTATTCCCCTGCCCGGGGATGCCATTCCTGGAGCCGGACTCATTATCCCTATGGATGAAGTCCTAGCCATAGAACGTCGTGGAGAAATACTTGTCCTGGATAATCTCGGAACCGACACCACCAGCGTACGACGCATATCCCATCAGGGCGAACTATTGCTTGCCTTGGGCGAATTCCCCGGGATAGGCATGGCCTTCCAGGTAACAACCCAGGATGGATCGCTCCTTGAGGTGGTTACAGATCATGGTGAAGGGATGTTCATGGTCGATGGATCCTATCTCCATGATGTTATTATGACACCCCAGGGCTATCTATGGGCAGGTGAGGGGTTAATCGGCTATACCTCCTTTTTTTGGAAGGGAGGTGCTGATGGCTAGGCGTATGTGCTGCATGGTGTTGATGGTGCTTCTTGGATTTTCAGTGTTTTCCTGGGACTGGCAGGAGCGTTATCGATCGGCAATAGAACCGTGGTACCCCGGTGACACAAACAATGGTTTTTCTCCTCCGAAGCTGATCCTTCAAACCAACAATTTCAGTATTCTGGAGCATGGGCTGGTTCTTTTTCGATCTGATCGTGCGTTATACGGAAAAACTCGGGCAGGTATGCTTCCCGAGAAGGGAGATTGGGTTTCCATCCTTCAGCCCGGGGGGTTCGTCACCGAGTACCGGACCGATGGGGGAGGAATCGACCTACCACCCTTTAGCATGGAAGTGCAGGCTGGGCAAAAATTAGGAATCACATCGCCTGTCACCGAAGAGGCCTCTCTTTCTATTCTTTTTTTTGACACGGAGAAACGGCGGGTTCTTAATCCCCAGGCTGTTCAGCCCCTGTATATGGATAGCCATGGTCTCGGTATCGAACGAGCGATCTTGGTATCTGATCGTGGCCAGGATGAATCACAGCGACTTATCGGATGGCGGACTGCTCAAGTGCCCTTCGGGTCCGGGGTTTTTCAGGCGGTACTGCGGGGTGGACGTTCCGGTATTCAATCTGTTTCAGTATCCCTTGATGGTGAGGTTATCAGCGCATCAGAGTATGACTATCTCATGGAAAGCGGGGACGAGAGCATTACCACGGGTATTCCGGGGTTTTCAGGGGCCTTGGAGGTGTTGAATTCTCAGGGTGATTCTATGCTGTTTCGGTATAGTACGCGTATTGAAATTCCCCGGGGGGTATCAACAGTTTCTCTTGCGGTGACAGATTATTCCGGGATCAGTTACTCAATTTCCTATCCGTTGATTGGGCGATAACATTCTATGCTGATGGATTAAGGGAGGATAGAGTGAAGACGTTTTCAAAGCAGCCTGGAACCATGGAGAACATGGAGGTGGTGGACTGCCCTATTTGCTCAAGCCGTTTGGTACGGGAGCTCTGGGATTGTGGAGAGTTTGTATTCTCTTCATGTGAGGGATGTGGCCATGTGTATCAGAATCCGAGACCGGCAGCGGGAGATCTCATAGAGAGGTATGACGGGGAATACCTAAGCTATGAGGTTGACAACGATGAGCGTTTTTTTGCTCTGATGAAGCTGGGATTGAAGGATGTGCGGTTCTCTCGCATTGAAGCAGACATAAAAACCCGGAGCAGTGGTACCCCTCGGTTTTTAGATATCGGATGTGCAACAGGAATGCTGGTTCGGCATTTTAAGGATAGGGGCTGGGATGCCCAGGGGGTTGAGGTGTGTACCCCGGCTGCAGAATACGGAAAAACCCACCGAGGTGTTACGATTCATATAGGGACCTTGGAAACCCAGGCTTTTCCTGATCAGTATTTCGATGTGGTTCATTCCAGTCATGTGATAGAGCATGTACCTGAGCCCGGCGAGTATATCGCCGAGCAGGCACGGATCGTCAAATCCCAGGGGTATCTTATCGTTACTACGCCAAACCGTAGCAGCCTTCAGGCTCGGTGGAGGGGCAAGAATTGGCGGAGTGCCATCGCGGATCATGTCCATCTATTTTCACGCCGGCACCTCGGCGCACTGCTGAAACGCCATGGATTTCGGGTTGTCCGGTGGAAAACCTGGGGAGGGGCGCCGGTTGGTACCGCTTCGGGACTGAAGAAGAAGATCCTTGATCGTGGGGCTAAAGTATTTGGATTCGGCGACGTCATGATCTATCTAGCTCAAAAGAGATAGTATTGCCGGACTTTCGGTCTGGCTGGAGCTGGCTTGACACAGTTGCGGCTTTCTTTCTAGGATTACCTCATGACAAAGGATACTATACGGAAGTTGTCTGCGGATGACTTGCGAAAACTTGTTGAGCTATTAGACCTGGATATTGATGATGAACTACTGATTCTTGACTCGGATGAACTTAGGCTGCAAGTCGAAGAACTTATTTTCGAAGAACTGGAAGATACCCGGATAGAGAGGGAGCAAAACAGTACCCTACCGGTTCAGTACCAGGACAAACGATATTCCACCATTGAGGATATTTTCGGAACCGACCGGCCTATTGATTTCGGAAGTTTTGAGTTTCCGGAACAGTACAATGTAACCCGGATTGTTTGTATGCTCCGCGATCCCGCCTGGGTGTTTGCCTACTGGGATATCTCGCTTCATGATCGAAACGTCATGATGGAGGAGCCGAGTTTTCAAGAGGTGAAGCTTCTCATGGAAGAGGTACAGGGCGGTGAATCTGAGGAACGTGAAGCCATCATTGTTGAGATTCCAATCCAGTTGAATGATTCAAAATGGTACATCAATATTCCCCGAAGGGGTACGCACTATCGGGTTTCCTTGGTGGCCGTTTTCTCTAATAAGAACGAGGTATTGGCAAAAAGCGGGGTTTTTACAGTGCCGTCGGGAAGTATATCGAGACAGCTCGATATAATTGAATCGTTTGAAACAGAGGCGTTGCTTGCCCTTTCAGGGCTGGAGAACCTCGGAGTATCTACCTATGAGGGAATACCACAGCGTATTCTCCGTCATATCAATGTGAACGATTAAAAAGGAACAATACGTCATGCAGCAACCCAAGGGATATTTAAATTTTGTTCTCCATGCCCACCTGCCATTTATTCGTCATCCCGAGTATGAAACCTTCCTGGAAGAAACCTGGTTATTCGAAGCTATCTCTGAGACCTATCTTCCCCTGCTACGGATGTTTGACCGGTTGGATGCTGATGGGATTCCAATAAATATTTCAATTTCTTTTTCGCCGACCCTGGTTAGCATGCTGGAAGATCCACTGCTCCAACAACGATACGTCACCTATGTGGAAAAACTCATTCGTTTGGGAGAGAGCGAGGTTGTTAGAACCAAGGGGGATCCTGATTTTGCTCCCCTGGCGGAAATGTACTTGGATTTTTATAGTCGCAATCTGGAGGATTTTACCCAGAAATTTGAGATGCATATCCTCCGTGGTTTTGAGTTCTACTTTAAGAAGGGTAGTATCGAGCTGCTTACGGCTCCGGGTACCTACCCGTTTCTGCCTTTTTATGAGCAGTACCCATCCAATGTCGCGGCACACGTTGAGGCTGCTATTGATACCCACCATCGCGCCTTTGGCAAGGTTCCTAAGGGTATGTGGTTGCCGGAGTGCGGCTACTATCCCGGGCTGGAGGAAATTTTGAAGGACTATGAGATTGAGCATTTTTATACCAGTGCTCATGGTCTGCTCTTTTCTCCCGACATCCCGGTATCCGGGGTGTACGCTCCCGTCCAGACCCCCAATGGACTTGCCGTATTTGGTCGTGATATATCCAGCGCTAATCTAGTCTGGTCATCAGAGCAGGGGTATCCGGGTGATCCGGTATACCGTGATTTTTATCGGGACATCGGACACGATCTTGATTTTGATTACATTAAGCCCTATTTGCACCTGGAAAAAATCCGGGTAAACACCGGGTACAAGTATTTTGCTGTAACCGGGAACACCCCCCAGAAACGAATCTATCGTCCTGAGCGGGCCCAGAAAAAGGTGCGGGAGCACGCGGAGAATTTCATCTACCATCATACCCAGCACATCAATAAGGTTAGTCCCCTCATGAACTCCACTCCAGTCATTACCTGTCCGTTTTCTGCTGAGCTTTTCGGGCACTGGTGGTTTGAGGGGCCGCAGTGGCTTGAAAAGGTCTTAAGAACTGTCCATCAAACCCATGAGTTGGAGTTTATCCTTCCAACCAAATTTCTGGGAAACCAAGATCAGGAATTACAGACGGTTCAACCCATTTTTTCCTCCTGGGGAAACAAGGGCTACGCTGAGGTCTGGCTGGAAGGAAGTAACGATTGGATCTATCGGCATATACACACTGCTATAGAACGCCTTCAGGAAGTGATCGAACGGTTCCCCGATGCTTCCGGTCTTAAGGAGAGGGCGTTGAATCAGGCCGCCCGTGAAATAATGATGGCTCAGAGCCTGGATTGGCCAGTGATCATGCGCTCTGGTACGGCGGAACGCTATGCTGTTAACCGGGTGAAGGAGCATATCGCAAACTTTTATCGGATTTACGATGCCCTGGGGCAAGGGAATCTAGGCACCGAGTGGCTCACCCGGGTAGAGAAGAAGCATAATATTTTCCCCTCCCTTGACTACCGGGTGTTTGCTTCTCGTAGGCTTAAGAAACAGAGAAACCACGGGCATCCCTACGCTATCCGGTAGAGGGCTGAATCCGGGACAGGATTGTCCATACCAAAAAGATGATGTTGTATTGTTTCAAACCGCTCCAGCAAGTAGCTGGGCGGTTTTTTTTACGACCGCTAAAACTATGTTGAGTGAAAATTTCTGAAGGCCTCAAAAAAGTGTATTTATTCTGTCTACAAGGTTGACAGAATTTAGGGATGCTTTAGTATTGGTTCAGTGGGAAAAGGTGGAAAAAAAAGGGAAAAAGTGGTGAGATAGGATGTTAACAGGGGAGTACCGGGTAAGCCTGGATGACAAAGGAAGATTAATAATCCCATCCCGCCTTCGGTCGGCTATCCCGGGAGACAGTCTGGTGTTAACCAGGGGAGTTGACCGCTGCCTTTGGCTTTTTCCCATGGAAGATTGGAGAGCCCTTTCTTCCAGTTTGATGGAGGCTGCAAGCCCGTTTCAGAAAAAAGCGCGGCTTCTGCAGCGCCGGATTATTGCACCGGCTCAAGAGATGGATTTGGATAAACTTGGGCGGGTGAACATCCCCGGTACACTTCAGGAGGCTGCAGGTCTCCAGAAGGATTGTGTGATTCTTGGTATTGAAAAATACCTCGAAATATGGGATCTGGATGAATACCAGAGATACTATGCAGAGACGGAGGAGGAATTCCAGGAAGCGGCTGAAGAACTGGGAGGGCTCGTCTCCTTCTAAAAGTCAATACACGTAAGGAAGAAGAATGGATATTGTGCATAAGCCGGTTATGGTTGAAGAAGTGGTGGATTATCTAAAGCCTGAACCGAATGCCGATTCCTTACTGGTGGATTGTACCCTTGGCGAAGGCGGGCATTCAGAACGTTTCCTTTCAGATTTTCCTCAACTTCGTGTAATCGGCATCGATCGCGATCCGGATATTCAGCAAAAGGCTCGAATCCGGTTGGCGTCATTCGAAGACCGGATGCAGTACTTCCTCGGCTGGTATGATGAGTATTTTAACCTAAATCCCATGGGTGAACGCCCCGACCGGATTCTGTTTGATCTTGGCATCTCTGTGTTTCATTATGCCCAGAGCGGCCGGGGGTTCTCCTTTTCGAGTGATGAGCCCCTGGACATGCGCTTAGACAATACGGAAGGGGAGTCAGCTGGAGATGTGGTCAATCGCAGATCCGAGGGAGAGATTGCTGATATATTCTTCCGTTACGGTGAGGAACGCTACTCTCGAAGGATCGCGGCAAGGATTGTAGCGGAGCGAAAGAACTCGCCCTTCCTTACTGCAAAACAGTTGGCAGATGCGATCTGGCATGCGGTACCTAATCAGTACCGACATGGGCGCATACACCCGGCTACCCGCTGTTTTCAAGCCCTGCGCATCATGGTAAACCATGAGTTGGATCGGGTGGAGAGGGCTGTTCAGGCCTCATTTCGGGTTTTAAAGCCCGGGGGAAGGTTGGGTGTTATCAGTTTCCATTCGTTGGAGGATAGGATTGTGAAAAAAGCCTTTCGTGAGTACAGCCGAAACTGTAGTTGTCCTCCAGAACAGCCGATCTGTAACTGTGGGGGTAGGGCATTGGGCTCGATTCTCACCAAAAAGCCCCTTGTGGCTACAGAGCTGGAATGCCGGAATAACCCGCCATCTCGGAGTGCAAAATTTCGGGTTATCCAAAAACTGAGGGATACAAGGATGGATCAATGAAGAAGGTTTCTGCCTGGGTGGCTGCATTGCTGATACCTGCAGGATTTTTGTTCCATGTTTTTTTAAGCGTAAATCATTTTGCCCTGGATCAAAAAATCTCACGGGCGGAATTCATCCAGAATAGGCTGGTAGAACGGAATAAACGCAGATTGACCGAGGAGTCGGTGCTTCTATCACCCCAGCGGGTAAGGGATTATGCCCTGGAAGAGCTAGGCTGGGATCGGCCGGATCAGGATAATACTGTGCATTTCTGGGTTGGATCTGATACCGGGAGTACTACCTCTACAGGGGAGGCTGAGAATGACTGAGAAGCCCAGCGGTGCTGCCGTTCTGTTCACCTTTCCTGAATTAACCGCCCATTTGGGAGGCTTTCTCTGTTCCTCAAGACGATGGGCAATTACGGGAGAAGACCCCCACAGCGAGAAGATTGGAATTACCGGGTTTAGCATAGACTCCCGAAGTATCCATCCCGGAGATCTCTTCATACCCCTGGTTGGATCCCGGACGGATGGACATGCGTACCTTGAGGCGGCAGCGACGGCAGGGTGCCGAGCCGCCCTGGTGAGCCGAGACTTTTACAGAAATAATACCAATGTGATTCGTTCCTTGCTGGAGCAGTTCCCCATGGTAGTGTATTTGGTTCGTGATGTTTTGGGTGGATTGCATACTCTGGCGAGACATCTCCTTAATCAAAAAAAGCTGTTCCGGATTGGAATTACCGGTAGCAACGGTAAGACGACTGCTAAGGAGCTTTTAGCCTCCGTTCTGGCTCAGCATGCGCCAACCTTCATGACCCCTGGAAACTATAATTCAGTCATCGGTTTGCCCCTGGCTATTCCAGATATTACGGATGAGCATGAATACGGGGTGTTTGAGATGGCTATGAGCGAAAAGGGAGAGATGCAGCGTTTATCCGATCTGGTTTTTCCCGATGCTGCCCTCATCACATCCATAGGTACCGCCCATATCGGGAATATCGGATCGCAAATGGGCATAGCCAAGGAGAAGTTTGAGATTTTTCGGAATTGCGGACCCGATACCATCGCTGTGCTGCCTGAGAATGATGAGTACACCCAGCGCCTGAAACACAAGGTCCGGGGGAAGGTGTTTACCTTCGGTCCCGGTACTACCCCAGGATATCAGGGCTATGTTGATCAAGGTGTGGACGGTCAGATTATACGGTGGAAATCTAGAGATATTCATCTGTCCGTACCGGGTATTCATAATCTATACAATGCCCTGGGTGTCATTACCCTAGCACAGGTTATGGGAATCCCTGATGATCATATTGTGGAAGGGCTTGAACAGTATAGACCCGTGTTCGGCAGGAATCAGGTTGTACGGGGGCCGGCAACGATCCTTGTGGATTGCTACAATGCGAATCCGGATTCCATGCGGGCGAGTCTGGAATCGTTTAAATCCCTTTGGACAAAAGGGCAGAAGGTTGCAGTTCTCGGAGATATGAAGGAGCTTGGCCGGTTTTCCCGGGAAGCACACCGCGATCTGGCTCATCAGGTCCTGGAGAGCGGGGTGTCCAGCATCATTTTATACGGTCCTGAAATCCGGGTTACCTATGAAATGCTTCAGCAACAGAGAGGTTTGTTGAGGCAGGTTCTGTGGACGGAGGATCGGGACGAATTGGTTCGCTTGGTACAGGATACTGTGAATGCCGGTGATCTGGTATTGCTGAAGGCTTCCCGGTCCATGGCCCTGGAGCATCTGGCAGAGGTAATTACAAATTCCTTGGAGGTCGGTAATGTTTAAGGTGCTACTCTACCCCTTGGTAGAGTATTTTACTCCCTTTAATGTGTTTCAATATATCACCTTCCGCGCTGCATATGCCGCCGTTACCAGCCTATTGTTGACCCTGCTTCTCGGTCCGCGGGTTATACGGATGTTGGAGCGTTGGAAGATCGGTGAGGGGATCCGCAGCGATGGACCCCAGTCCCACCAGAAAAAAACCGGGACGCCGACCATGGGTGGGTTACTGCTGGTGTTCTCCACGGCATTTTCCGTTTTCCTCTGGATGGATATAAGCAATCTGTACACCTGGATTTCCTTGGTGGCTATACTCGGCTTCGGCGCGGTGGGTTTTGCGGATGATTACATTAAGGTATTTCTTAATAACAAGCAGGGGCTTCCTTCCCGGGTGAAGATGCTGGGGCTTCTGGTGGTGAGTACCGTCATCATGGTGATGCTCTACCATTCTCCGGTGGAATACACTACAAAGCTTTTTATTCCCATGGTAAAGGGAGCGGTGCTTGACCTCGGGGTCTTCTTTATTCCTTTCGGGATTTTTATCTTGGTGGCTACTTCGAATGCGGTAAATCTGACGGATGGCTTGGATGGGCTTGCTACGGGGTTAACCATTATGGTGGGTCTTACCTTTGCTGCCCTGGCCTACCTGACCGGTCGTGTTGATTTTTCTGAGTACCTCCAGATTCCCTATCTGCGGGGTGCTGGTGAGATTTCCATTCTCAGTTTTGCGCTGGTTGGGGCCTGTGTCGGGTTTTTATGGTTCAATTCTAATCCCGCAGAGGTATTCATGGGTGACACTGGTTCGCTCATGCTTGGCGGCGTTGTGGGGGCCATAAGTCTCATGATTAAAAAGGAGCTCCTCCTGGTGATTGTTGGGGGCGTTTTTGTTATTGAGGTTCTCTCAGTGATCATCCAGGTTGTGAGCTTCAAGATACGGAAAAAGAGGGTCTTTTTAATGGCGCCCTTACACCATCATTTTGAACTAAAAGGCTGGGCAGAGAACAAGGTTGTGCTACGGTTTTGGATTCTCGGAGGACTATTCGCCATTCTGAGTTTATCAACCTTGAAAATTCGATAGGAGAAACAGCACAGTATGGGTCAACGGTTCCGTTTGGAAAAATTAGATAAAAAACCCCACAACCTGCTCTTGGTTATTTCAACGGTTGCCATTTTGGGTACCGGCCTTGCCATGCTGCTGTCTTCGTCCTTTTATCGTGGAATGATTCTATTTCAAGATCCCTTCCGATTTTTTAAGAATCAAGTTGTCTTCGCCGGGGTAGGTTTAGGTCTGGCGTATGGGATAAGCAGAATTCCGGTGGACTTTATTAGAAAAAGTGTTCCGTTTTTACTGGTAGGGTCTTATCTCAGCCTGTTATTGGTTTTTGTACCCGGTATTGGGCTTACCCTCATGGGGGCTACCCGCTGGCTGAACCTTGGATTTACTAGTATACAACCTTCAGAATTTGTAAAGATTACCATGGTACTGTATCTGGCGTTTATCCTGTCCAAAAAGCAGGACCAGCTCAACGATCTAGGAAATACCTTGCTGCCTCCGTTTTTAGCCGCTGCCGGGTTTGTATTTTTAGTGGTGATTCAAAATGATTTTTCTTCGGCCATATTTATGGCGGTAATGGCAATGCTGATGTTCTTCATTGCCGGGGTGCGTATGATGTACTTTACAGCCCTGGTGACCATTACCCTTCCCCTAGGGTTGCTAGCTTTACTGACCGAGGAATACCGGGTACAGCGGATAATAACCTTCATTGCTCCCCACCGCGACCCCACTGGGGCCGGGTTTCAGGTATTATCATCCCAACAAGCGTTAGCGAGTGGTGGATTTTGGGGCCGTGGAATCGGACAAGGCGTCCGAAAACTTGGGAATCTTCCTGAGGCGTATTCAGATTTTGTATTCGCAGTAGTAGGGGAGGAGGCCGGCTTCATTGGTGTACTTGGAGTGGTGGTGCTCTTCGCAGTGTTTGCCGTGGCTGGGTATAGAATTGCCATGTCCCGGGGGGTATCGTTCACGGGCTTTGCAGCCTTCGGTTTAACCAGTCTAATCCTCTTTCAAAGTCTCACCAACTTTGCGGTAGTGGTCGGATTAATCCCTGCTACGGGCATTCCATTGCCCTTCTTTTCCTCCGGAGGCTCATCTCTGCTCTCGACCCTGATCATTGTGGGGTTATTAGGAGCCTTCTCGCGTCAAGGAGATTCTACATTGGAGGCTGAAAATGGCTGATTCATACCCCCAACGGTTAGTCTCCGATTTTCAACAGGACTTTGGTGCGGGTTTGTACCTTGTTTCAGGATCAGGAGAAACCACCAGCGATTCTGCGTCCATGAAGGATCGTTCATTACGATCGCGTAATGATGGGGCTCTGAAAAAACGGAATATTATCCGCTGGGTTTCTGCATTAATGATTGTAGTCTCTGTGGCGCTGGCCGGGGTTCTCTTGTACATGACCGTTATTGCTCCTCGAATTCAAGTCTCCCGGGTGGAAATAACGGGGTTGTATGGAGTAACCCAGGACGAGGTGATGGCTGCTACCGAGATTCGCTCCGGAATGCTCATTACCGATATTAATACCTCGGAGATCGTCAACCGGGTAGAGGCCTTGCCCCGGGTATTAAACGCCAGAGTAGAGAAACGGTTCCCGGATACCCTGTCTATCGAGATAGAGGTCCGTCGTCCCTTAGGTATGGTATTCCACCAGGGTGCCATCCAGGGAATTGATACTTCTGGGGTTATTTTCCCAATAGAACAGGCGGAACAGGCCGAACTGCCCATTCTAACGGGATTCCAGATTGGTAAATCGGGGAAGGGGCCTCAGGGATTGGATCCGCGGTATCTGCCCTTTATTGCTGATTTGGAGAAACTTCGTTTGGAAGATCCGGCTCTCTTTCGAATGTTTTCCGAGTTCGAGTTTCAAAACATTGCACCCGGTGGCTACCAGGTATTGATCTATCCCTCACACACCCAGATTCGTGTGCTTGTCGGTGATCGTTTTCCCCGGGAGCGTGCTGTGTACGTTCTTCGTATGATTCAGATGGTAGATGATCCCGGTTATCCCGAACCCGTGGGTGAGATTGATTTCCGGACTGACGATATGGTATACACCCGGATAGGGGGACAGTCATGAGCAACGATGACATTCTTGTAGGACTTGATATTGGTACCTCGAAGATCTGTGCGGTGATTGCCGAGATACCCGAAACCGGGGGTATCGATATCCTAGGGGTAGGAGTTGCTCCCTCCAATGGATTACGGAAGGGTGTTGTGATCAATATTGAAGCAACCCTGCGGTCCGTGTCTGCCGCCATTGAACGGGCTGAGAATATGGCAGGTAGGGAGGTATCCCACGTCATTACGGGTATCTCTGGAGCACATATCGAGGGATTGAATTCCCGGGGAGTCGTGGCCGTAACCAGCAAGGATCGAGAAATCGGTATGATAGATGTGGAGAGAGTTATGGATGCGGCCAAAGCTGTCGTCCTGCCCATGGACCGGGAACTCATCCACGTGATCCCCCAGGAATTTATTGTGGATGACCAACGGGGTGTTAAGGATCCCATTGATATGATTGGAGTCCGGTTGGAAGCTGAGGCCCATCTGATTACAGGGAGTGTTACCGCGGCCCAGAATCTTCTAAAATGTGTAAATCGTGCCGGCTTCAAGGTCGATGAGATCGCCTTGGATGTATTGGTTGCAAGCCAGGCTGTGCTATCCCGGGATGAGATGGAATTGGGGACGATGCTCATCGATATTGGCGGAGGAACCACGGATGTAATCCTCTATAAAAACGGTGCTCCGCTGTACACCAATGTAGTGCCTGTGGGTGGGGCAGAGGTGACTTCCGATCTTTCAATCATGCTTCAAACTCCAATGGATACCATGGAAGAAATCAAATTGACCAGCGGTTGCTGCTACGCCCCCATGCTTGAAGGGGATGATTCCGAGATAATAATCCCTGGGGTTGGAGGAAGACCCCCCATTGCAGCGGACCGGCTTACGCTGTGTGAGTATATTCAGCCCCGGATGACAGAGATTTTTTCTATGGTCAGGGATAAGGTGGAACATGAGGCGCATTTCACCCGATGGCAAAACCTTGGAGGAGGTATAGTCTTAACCGGCGGAGGAGCCCTGCTCCAAGGGGCAGCAGAACTAGCCGGAGATATTTTTTCCGTGCCCGTACGAATTGGATTGCCCCACGGTATCGGAGGACTAACCCCGGAATTTCAGCGTCCAGATCTTGCCTCTGCTGTAGGGTTGATTCTACACCGGGCAAAAAAAATGATTTCTGAGGGTGTGGATGAAAGCCGTGGGTTCGAGACGTCCCGGAAAAAGGGAACACGGTTTGAGTCCCTGAAAAAATGGTTTAAAAACTTCATAGAATGATACTAGAATAATATCTATGCACGGAGTACGAGAACTGCAGAACCTCGTATTCCCCGAGAAGCATGGTAGCAAAAAAGGGAGGGGTTATGAAATTCGAGATTGTCGAAGATGGAAATGGATTTGAAGATACAACATCAAGCCCAACGGTAATTAAGGTGGTTGGTGTCGGGGGCGGCGGAAGTAATGCAGTAAACCGAATGATCGCATCCAAATTGGCGGATGTCGAATTTATAGCGGTTAACACTGATCTGCAGGCCCTCCAGGCAAGTATGGCTCCTACCCGGCTGCCCCTGGGTACCCAGGTTACCGGCGGGTTAGGGGCCGGCGGTAATCCGGAGGTTGGAGAGAAGGCTGCCATAGAGGATACCCAGACCATCGAGAAGCTCCTGCACGGTGCGGATATGGTGTTCATTACCGCAGGTATGGGCGGGGGAACCGGGACCGGTGCTGCACCGATAATCGCCAAGATAGCCCAGGAGTTGGGGATTTTAACCGTAGCGGTAGTCACCAAACCATTTAGTTTTGAGGGAAGAAAAAAGTCAAACCTAGCAGAGCAGGGAATCTCCCGGCTCCGGGAGCATGTGGACACCCTCATTACCATTCCCAAC encodes:
- the ftsW gene encoding putative lipid II flippase FtsW, with the translated sequence MGQRFRLEKLDKKPHNLLLVISTVAILGTGLAMLLSSSFYRGMILFQDPFRFFKNQVVFAGVGLGLAYGISRIPVDFIRKSVPFLLVGSYLSLLLVFVPGIGLTLMGATRWLNLGFTSIQPSEFVKITMVLYLAFILSKKQDQLNDLGNTLLPPFLAAAGFVFLVVIQNDFSSAIFMAVMAMLMFFIAGVRMMYFTALVTITLPLGLLALLTEEYRVQRIITFIAPHRDPTGAGFQVLSSQQALASGGFWGRGIGQGVRKLGNLPEAYSDFVFAVVGEEAGFIGVLGVVVLFAVFAVAGYRIAMSRGVSFTGFAAFGLTSLILFQSLTNFAVVVGLIPATGIPLPFFSSGGSSLLSTLIIVGLLGAFSRQGDSTLEAENG
- a CDS encoding cell division protein FtsQ/DivIB; translated protein: MADSYPQRLVSDFQQDFGAGLYLVSGSGETTSDSASMKDRSLRSRNDGALKKRNIIRWVSALMIVVSVALAGVLLYMTVIAPRIQVSRVEITGLYGVTQDEVMAATEIRSGMLITDINTSEIVNRVEALPRVLNARVEKRFPDTLSIEIEVRRPLGMVFHQGAIQGIDTSGVIFPIEQAEQAELPILTGFQIGKSGKGPQGLDPRYLPFIADLEKLRLEDPALFRMFSEFEFQNIAPGGYQVLIYPSHTQIRVLVGDRFPRERAVYVLRMIQMVDDPGYPEPVGEIDFRTDDMVYTRIGGQS
- the ftsA gene encoding cell division protein FtsA, which gives rise to MSNDDILVGLDIGTSKICAVIAEIPETGGIDILGVGVAPSNGLRKGVVINIEATLRSVSAAIERAENMAGREVSHVITGISGAHIEGLNSRGVVAVTSKDREIGMIDVERVMDAAKAVVLPMDRELIHVIPQEFIVDDQRGVKDPIDMIGVRLEAEAHLITGSVTAAQNLLKCVNRAGFKVDEIALDVLVASQAVLSRDEMELGTMLIDIGGGTTDVILYKNGAPLYTNVVPVGGAEVTSDLSIMLQTPMDTMEEIKLTSGCCYAPMLEGDDSEIIIPGVGGRPPIAADRLTLCEYIQPRMTEIFSMVRDKVEHEAHFTRWQNLGGGIVLTGGGALLQGAAELAGDIFSVPVRIGLPHGIGGLTPEFQRPDLASAVGLILHRAKKMISEGVDESRGFETSRKKGTRFESLKKWFKNFIE